From Aureibacillus halotolerans, a single genomic window includes:
- a CDS encoding glycosyltransferase family 4 protein, protein MIEIMAVLSCFIASVLLTPLVKKLALAIGAVDKPNQRKVHQRVMPRLGGLAIFFSFIIGFLFFQPDKSILWPILIGATIIVVTGVLDDMIELAAKWKLLGQIAAAAVVILSNIQITYIDLPFVGLWELGWLSVPFTLLWIVGITNAINLIDGLDGLAAGVSSIVLIAVSTMAIIMGDSFVAMLGFLLMGSTLGFLVYNFHPAKIFMGDTGALFLGFMISVLAILGFKNITFFSLLVPVIMLGVPISDTFFAIIRRVVHKKPLSAPDKSHLHHCLLNLGLSHRTTVLVIYAMAAIFGLAAIMFSQATSTLWAAIGIVVVLLLAIQLVAEGVGLVSDTYKPLLNFFRRMATKRQG, encoded by the coding sequence ATGATTGAAATTATGGCAGTCCTAAGTTGTTTTATTGCATCCGTTCTTTTAACCCCTTTAGTAAAAAAGCTCGCGTTGGCTATTGGTGCTGTGGATAAACCGAACCAACGCAAAGTGCATCAACGAGTGATGCCGCGCTTAGGTGGACTTGCGATTTTCTTTAGTTTTATTATTGGTTTTTTGTTCTTTCAGCCAGATAAATCGATCCTCTGGCCGATTCTCATCGGTGCAACCATTATTGTTGTTACTGGTGTTCTAGACGATATGATAGAGCTAGCGGCTAAATGGAAGCTTCTCGGACAGATCGCTGCCGCAGCCGTCGTGATCCTATCCAACATCCAAATTACGTACATTGATCTTCCGTTCGTAGGACTATGGGAGCTAGGTTGGTTAAGTGTTCCGTTTACATTGCTCTGGATCGTCGGTATTACGAATGCCATTAATTTAATTGATGGATTGGACGGTTTAGCAGCAGGAGTTTCGAGTATCGTATTGATCGCTGTATCGACAATGGCCATTATTATGGGGGACAGCTTCGTCGCAATGCTCGGTTTCTTACTTATGGGAAGCACGCTCGGCTTTTTAGTGTACAACTTCCATCCGGCAAAAATCTTTATGGGGGATACAGGCGCCTTGTTTTTAGGCTTTATGATCTCAGTGCTTGCGATCCTCGGCTTTAAGAACATTACGTTTTTCTCGCTGCTTGTGCCAGTGATTATGCTAGGCGTGCCGATTTCTGATACGTTCTTTGCAATCATTCGCCGTGTGGTGCATAAAAAGCCACTCTCAGCGCCAGATAAATCGCATCTGCATCACTGTCTGTTGAATTTAGGGCTTTCTCATCGGACGACGGTGCTCGTTATTTACGCAATGGCAGCGATATTTGGATTAGCAGCCATTATGTTTTCACAAGCCACATCTACACTTTGGGCGGCTATTGGAATCGTCGTTGTTCTCTTGCTTGCCATTCAATTGGTCGCAGAAGGTGTAGGTCTTGTAAGTGATACGTACAAGCCACTTCTCAATTTCTTCCGGAGAATGGCGACAAAACGTCAGGGCTAG